Below is a window of Podarcis muralis chromosome 5, rPodMur119.hap1.1, whole genome shotgun sequence DNA.
AACAAGATGCGATGTCAGTAGATACCTGACTGGATTTCaccctttaaaaaatatgtaaaagCAGGCACAtttatccccctccccccaaaaaaattgtgtTGGGACTGCAGTGCTGGTGGAGTAGGGTTGAAATCTTCCTTCTACTGTCCCCACTATGTTTAAATTACACCAACATTTATattggctcctttgggaggaaggaagagacaaaaagttaataaataaataatagtcaaATGTTTCCTTCCTTAAGTACCCCTTACCAGTCTGTCTGTATACTGAGATATTCCTCTGATACTTTTCTTCAGTAGTCCATGGCATCCAAGCTGAGGTGGGAAGTTACATGGGAGGAATACTTTCAAGTGATGGCCCCTGGCCTGTGAGATGCCCTCCCCAGAGAAGGAAAAATCTTTTCTACTTTGCAAGGCTTTTTAACCTCGATGTGTTCTTATACTGATGATAGTGTGTTTTCATTGCTGTGCCTTATTGTGATAGCTGCTAGACTTTTATTGCtgtttatcattattttattataatGGGGGTGCTTTTGGGTCCTGAAGGTACAGGTtaaatctgagagagagagagagagagagagagagagagagagaagggagggagggagggagggagggagggagggaagaaagaaagaaagaaagaaagaaagaaagaaagaaagaaagaaagaaagtattcAAGTGTAGGATTCGTGTGCTTGAATTGTACACAACACCTACCCTTCTGGTCTCCTAGTGCACCTTCTGATTATTTCCACAGTGATTCCTTTGAGGAGAAAAACAAAGCATTCTCCACGAGCAGCAACAAAGAAGAGATGCCCATTTCAAATGGGTCAGAAGGGAGGTATTCAACAACTGCAGCAGACTTCAGGTTAGtttcatatttatatatatatttaaaaagcataACTAAAAGTGGGATTCAGATTACTCCTTCCCCACATTTGCAGATTGCATGAAGAGGGGCCACAGGGTCACCGGAGCAAACCATTCTGAGAGTTCTTTTAATTTAAGAacattatgttaaaaaaaaaatccccatgtgTCACTGCTTTGTCTTTCAAAACTGTGGTCTCCTCCACCCTGCAAATCTGAAACAGCTCTGTAATCCATCTTGCCTCTCCCAATAACAAATCACCACACCTTTCCTCGTTCTCTTGTTTCCTTGACACGTGCCCAGCCAGTTTCAAGAACATGGAAGGAAAGCACACGGTATGAGCCACTTctgactcattttctctctctttgtagcCTGACTCCATTGGTTGACTCTGGACATCTGAAATAGCTTGGGGTGCAATAGGGGTGCTGTAGGCCACACTGGAAGTGGAATCCCAAAATGCATTGCTTGGCCTATGAGCCTCTTGTCTGACAGCCCTGCATTAGCACCATTGTTTCTAAAAAAGGATGAGTGTGCATAGCCATCCTAAGTGCACCTGGGCATCAGACTTCCATTTTATAAAACAGATGCTTCAGACATCATGAAAACCACTTTTACTTGGCTCTGACTGGAGATGTAACAGTTGCttcaagggttcaaatccctgctcttcTAGAAAATTTAACTGTGTGAACTTGGGTCTGCTGGGATCTTTCAGCCTGACTGACTGCACAAAATTAGGATAAAAATAAGGAAGAAGAACCATGCGTACTCTGCCATTCTCCTTGGAAGCTGGGTATGATGCAGtgaagtatataaataatatgtATTTTCTGTCCCTTAATATTTCAGGAGTGAAGAAGGCCCCCATGTTTATGAAAACAAAGTCGAGTTGGAGTGCAGAAACACACCTGAATGTCATAGTGAAAACAATATTCAAGTTCTTACCACTTGCATGTAGCACCTTTATCACCACCATCCTCACTTCTTGGTCTTTTCTTATCCTGCCCATATTATAGACTCCATACAAGAGACCAGTTCTGCACATCAGTTATTGTGCATGGATTTAATCACTTTACTACAAGGCAATGGCTGCTGGCTGAGTGAAGCCtatgtttcatttctttttatgTTAATTTTTTTCCACACCAGATTTCATGTTGCTGTTTTGGTTCTGTGCTAAGTTTTGAGGTCATCTGTGCACCTCTCTTGCGGGGAATAAACTGGCGCATCATGTCAAGTTCAACATCAGAATCTTTACCAAACCTGATTGTTAATGTTATTCCATAATCAGCAGGGACATTCAGGGGGCCTGAAACCAAGTCTCTTGCACTAGACCCTGGATCTTCTGCCCCTCTCCcttttgagcccccccccccaaaaaaaaacccatttaGCTTACAGGGCACCTAGTTGTGCTGCAAAGTCACTCACCATCATCTGTGAAGACCTACAGAGTCCTCAGCCCAGAAGATCCTGCCTGGAAACCCTTAGAGCAAAGCAAGGGGCTGTGAAAACCAGTCTGAATTTGCATCTAACACATGCAAACTTCATACAGACATTTGCCCCAAGTCTTCTAAGTACCCAGCAATGCCCCTGAgattaattattatttcttcttagcAGCTATTGCTGGATTGCCACAGACAGCAAACACAGACCTCCTTGAAAGTCCTCTGTAGCCCACTGCTATGTCCCACCTGGAAATTTCCTGGTGAGAAACTACTCTTTCTTCACAATAAAGCATCTACATGGGAACAGTAAATAGCTATTATCAACTCAAGCCTGTAATGCTTCACCAGATTGCTTCATTTGATTCTTGCTCTGCTATGGAATTGCCACAAGGACACCCCAGCTACTAGGGCATGAATAAAGCCTATGTGACTCAGATGCAAGCCTTAGATGTGAATCATCTGCTTTTCTTTCCATGTATGTATCAAATGAGTGGAGGATTTGTTACCCGCAAGTGAGTGTTGGCTGATActtattgattattttttttaaagtcaacagTTTTATTGTGGGAACAAAACCCCAGGTATAATTTTCCAATGTAGAATTGATTACtgtgtgtatttttaattgtttaaataaTCAATAAAGATATTTTTAATTACAGTATGGGTGTTCAGCTAGTCACACCAGCTAGCCTGCAAAGCAGAATGTAACAAATTCCTGTGTTTCAAAAGTTCGCAGGATTTCTTTCACCATTTCTTCCCCAGCGATTCAAACCCAAACCTAGTTACTATTCCTTCCTCAAAATGACTACAGTTCTGGCAACCCTACCAGATCATTGCTCTTTGGGTTGTCTCCAGGTTATCCCATAGTATGAGTGATTCTCTCTTCCTTAAGACCCAAGACTGTTGGTGCTGTCCACTACTTCTATCCTTGTGTGAAGCTGGGAGAGAGGGCATATAGATGGAGATGATGGGCAAGGCTGCTGCCCATTCATACTGGGGACTAGAAGTGTCCTTAAAGCCTCTTTCATTCAAATTTTGTGCAGCTGAAAATGCAGTCAATGCAGGCTAGAATACGGGAGAGAACTATTTCTAAAGTCAAAATCACATTGCATTTGAATTAATGATGTGGTATCTATTAAAAATTGTGTTGGGGGGACTTAAAATAGCTCAGGAACTACAGTCCTGCTCTATCCACTCCTACACTATAGCCTTTTGAAGACATGGTATGTCCCATTTTATGGGAATGCATGACCAAGATTCTCCCTCAACTCATAGCCTGCAATTCAGCAAATTCTTCTTAAAGTGTGTGCTTAGCTGCGCTCTGTCAGAATAGCACTTCTGACTCCCCTGTCCTCCCTTTTGTTACAAAAGTAACACGGGATGATAGGTGAGAGCCAGAGTCAATTACTGCAAACAATTGATTTCTGTTTTGGCAATCGACACTTTTATGTAAGAAAAAATGTTTCCAATTGTCCTGGGTTCAAAGTTACACTTGGAAATGTTTCAGCGGTGCATGCCAAAGCCTCAAAAACACGACAAGGGGTAGATGGAAGAAAACTAGATGCTGTAGTGTAGAGTACTCAGTTGTTGATTTGGATGGGAGGGTAAACAAGGTCACATTCTCTTACATTCTGTGTATTCTTGGTGGTGAACAAGGGTGGAGGGATCAGCCTATTTTCATTCTATGTCAGTTTTACACACACCAAATCATGGGTCCTTTGATTCAATATttgtggactttaaaaaaaaatgcatttaaattgcaTCTGATAAATCTGATAAAAAATATACTTTTGTATTCTTTGCAGCGCATTGCCcccataaaatgtgcattttgtacaCACTTTAAACACGAAACACATGCTTTTGGTCATATTTTTAGAGGGATCCAAAACTGCATCACACAATACAAGGAAGCGCATCAGCCAACTGATAGCTGCATCCCAGTCTACTGTACATAATAAGTTTGCGaccaggcatctgtttggcttgCTGCGGAAAGGGGGCaaaacaaatttctcctccatccctagcagCATGACTGACCTTTCCCCAGTCTCTGGAGTTTCTAACAGGCACTTTCTACTAGGCTGTTTATTAACCAGTTCTCCTATGTGAGACGTTTTATTGAACGCATTATGCTCAAGGGCATACTAGACATGACGCAGTCCTGGGACTAGAATTcccaatcttttttcttttttttcttttaaatcatatttattgaaattttcagaaaacagaaagtaaagataagacaaaaacagaatgcatttaaaaccttattttcattatccactttctgggactcccgaATTCCCAATCTTTTTTCTTGTCCAAAAATCAGCTGCGGGGACCCAAGATTTGCACCAGTACAAAGGAGATGGGTAACCcaggggcatagctagctgctccagtACCCGGAGCGGTGGGAGTGGGGTGAGCTGCCCACGGGGGCACCGTGGTGATCCATGTAGGGGGGCGCCATGGTGATCCGCCCAGGGAGGTGTGCCATGGCGAGCTGCTCATGGAGTCCGCCTGGTGGacgcaagccccatgctgccattttgggcagcgCGGGGCCCtgagccactgtgtcactcccaggagagatgcgcggctcaggtgtgctgcaggccaGGTCCTGCGGTAAGTGCTGCCCCCgcagtgtgccattttgtcaccccctcagggatgacacccggggcggactgcacctcccttcctatgcccctggggTAACCTTTAGCTCCTATGGAGATCAGTCCCCAAATCTGCAAAGGGGAAAACATACAGGCACTTCCTGTGTCTTTGTGTGATCTATATATCTGTATCTTCATTGTGAAATTGGCAAAGGAAAAAAAGGTTATCCCCCCCGCAACATGCTCTTGACCTAATTCAAACCAGTGAATTATGTGATATTTCATAAGCAATTTTCAAAAAATCTACAAACTTTGTGCACATCCCTGCCAGTCAATAAAGCAGTCAATACTGCTTTAATTGCCTTGGTGCTGTTTTGCCCAAAGGGGCATACAAGTCTGTTAAACAAGCAAAAGAGTACTCTTCTCTAGCCCATGAAGTAGTTGGTTCTACTCTAGAGAAAGGAGCTGGGTAGACAAAGAGGATTCAAGTACCAAGGTGAGGTGGGATTTGCATCACAAATCACCCACTTTCATATATTTAGCCAGTTATATACAGAGAATGAATTGTCATGTGAAGCTATGAAAAGGCCATATCTCTaaaattttctttattttttgtaatCCTATGAGACAGAGTGGGAGGAAGTCCAAAGTTCATGGatgaaaaaatataaatatataaatataaagccCCATATATATGGCAGCTCCAGCGACAACACCCAGAATCTTAAAAAGAGTGGGAGTACTGCCCTCTAGAGGCCAGAAGGGTGACTGAAATATCAAGGGTGTTGATAGATAACATACTGTAGTTTATAAAAGTCGCAGGACTGAGACTAGGTAACCCGAAATGACTGATCATATATGTAGGTCAACTGTGGGCTGGCAATCTAAGTAAGTGTGAAGTGGGAGTTCATTGTCTGAAAGCCACATGCATGAATTTTAACTAACCAGCCAAGGTATTTGGCTTCAGGATTGATCTCTCTATCCCTGCTCTCTCGCCACAACACGTCTTTTGAGTGGGGGTGATTCCATGCCATTTCCTCGTGTGactccattcccatccatttcagAAAGTGGAAGCCAATGCTGCAATGCAGGTTAAGAACAATCAGAGTGGATCACGCAACATAGATACATTTACTTGGGGTGTTGGGAGAACTTGGCACATAACTGATTTTAGGCTCCTGAAGTCATTTAATGGCATTGGTCAGCATCTACATAcatattgcttttctttttcttacattTAGATGAAGAAGCCATTTAAATAAAGAGGTTACAGATAGACTTGCCTGTATGTTATATTGCAACTACAAATGCCACTTGAGGACTGTAGCTGGAAGCAGTAAAAGACAGCAGAACTACATGGCGTGGCTGCACCACACTCCTCTCATCCCAGTGCTGTGTACCAGTTACTGAGAAGAGAAAGGGAAGGCATGTGAGGTTGCAGCACTGAAGCCAATCCTATGTTCCTGATGCTGTGCTCACGGAAAGCCCACGCCCCTCCCGTTTCTTAACTCCCTTGCCCTTCTCCCTCTTGGTAACAGGCAGTGGTCCTTGGAGGGCAGGGGAGACAGGCAGACCCATCCGTGCAGCCCTGCCTGCTGCTACTGGTTGGAAGTAGGGATGAGGGAGTTATTTGCATTCTCAAGTGAACCCTCCTTACCCACACTTCCGGAAACAATGCACAGACCAAAATgcaactatcctttgaaattcatactcctccaaattttgcaaagcagttctccgaCCAGATAGCATGCCTATAACAATGCTAGCTTAATTTTTTTAACCTTGCTTAATAGGAGAGAAATTGGTGGTACAATATTggggcatttctttttcttttcttgaagaTGTCTTCTGCCATGGCTAGGATTTTACATGCTGCTATACCTTAAAGCAGCTGCCATTTAGAACATCCCTCTTTTGTCCTCCACTGCAGTATTTGTAGACATAATgacattaatataataataatataaaataataatactgtaataataatttatttctaccccgcccatctggctgggtttccccagccactcggggcggcttccaacaaaagattaaaaatacattaaaacatcagtcattaaaagcttccctaaacagggctgccttcagatgtcttctaaatgtcaaatagttgtttatttctttgacatctggttggagggcgttccacagggcgggtgccactaccgagaaggccctctgcctggttccctgtaactttacttctcacagtgaggtaaccaccagaaggcccttggcactggagctcagtgtccaggtagaatgatgggagtggagacgctccttcaggtatactgggccgaggccgtttagggctttaaaggtcagcaccaacactttgaattgtgctcggaaatgtactgggagccaatgtaggtctttcaagactggtgttatggggtctcggcagccacttccagtcaccagtctagctgccgcattctgaattctGAACCCATGGGGGACATGTTCAAGAGGTGGGGAGAGCCCTAATATTGTACCACAGATTTCCCATGGAACCCACAAATCCAAGCAATAATTTATTCACTAGATTTGAAAGTTGAGAGCtttcccacattttaaaaacagttaatttaatattttaatggaaAGCATTCAGGTGGTAACTGCTTTATCACCAAAATGTCATGTTTGCCTACCTAGTCTTAACACTGTGCCACCTAGCAAGCATGGGGGATCCAATTGTCTCTGGTACACCAAATAGGAAAATCAGTTTGAACGTTTGCGTCTTCATAAACAAAAAGAGCAGTTTTGCAGCTGTGTGTGGTTGCCACTTTGTCAGAAAGCCTCTGCTGCTGGAGCTCCCCCCGCCCAATGCCATGGAAATGGGCAAGACTGCTGGTGGCCCAGGTGGTCTCTGGGCAAGAACTTGGCCAGCAGCAGTGTGTGTTTACAGACACAGAGTGGGCATGAAAGTTTTCCTAGTTTCTGCTCGTGCCAAGGAAAGACAGAAACAAAATGCCATCCTTTGTAGTTTGTACACCCAAAAGCAGTCAAACAAACATCCCCTGAGCCTCTCCTTATCACTTTATTACACCTGCTAGAATGAATAGATTAAAAGGCAGTGGAGGGAGTGGAGGCATAAGAATCCTGCAGAAAGACTGGCTTTTGGGATTGTTAATTATTCTCTGGGGTCTCTAATCTTTAACTAGCAAACAGCATCACTAACTGTCTTAAACCTCCTCCTGGAAGAGACCGATAATAAACCATCTGCATGAAGGCACCCAATTATCTAGCCCTCTGCAGCCGCCTCTGACATGGCTGCAGCAAGAGATAATAAATGCACAGTATGTAATAATGACACGTCGCTGACGATTATCTCACTGATACACGACCTTTTAGCTCTATTGTTTGCACCTctaaaaaaaatgagagagagaaagagaaaaagtggCGCTAAGCACTCACACACGCACATCCATCTTCCTCAATCCTGTGATGTAACCTTGTCATGAATGCAACTGGAGCCTAGCGAGCTTGTTTAGCTGGATTTATGGCCCATCCCCTCAGACCTCTGTGAAAAATGGCTGCTTGAGTTGCAGCCATCGTTACCATGGTGATGCAGGGAGAAGGCGAAGAAGGTACAGAAATAGCACCAACCATGCTAAAAGGAGCCATTTGGGCCTAACACTTGAGTGATTAAAATTAGATGTCTATCTCCCATTCCAACCACCTCAATCTCTCCCCCATTCCTTGCCCACAATAAGCAGAAACTTTCCCCTCAATTCTAtgagagggaaggggaaggagagaagcattTTATGCCACTTCTGGGAGCAGAGGCTAGACCTGACAATTGCCTCGCTCTCATAAATGCTAGACTTTCagcaaggtaataataataataataataataataataataataataataataatttatttataccccgcccttcccggtttaaaaatcACGCTCAGGGCAACTAACAGCAAATacaaaacattgattaaaatgcgactttaaaacagcataaaacaaaacataaaatgcagcatcaatatcaatagaATTCAAAAATTTAGGGGtcatttcttgggggggggggcgaacaaAAACCAGTCAGtaacatcaaatgatcaccagggctaactagCCAAGTTGGTCCTTCTAGGGCCAGcagggagaccagggaagaatttaaatatgGGGTTcgagaaagggtttcttcatagaagaggaaagggaaaagggaatagaggatcaggctaattcaaattgaatgccaggcggaatagctctgtcttacaggccctgcggaaagagatcaagtcctgcagggccctagtcttgtgggacagagcattctatCAGGTTGGAGtcgtcactgaaaaagccctggccctggtggaggatagtctggcttccttagggcccgggacctttaagctattattattcatggaccttaggtgTCCTCTGCGGGACATATCATTTCCTAATGgaaatgaccctcaggatcctcTAGTCTAATGCAGGAATATCCAGCTCTCCCATTACAGagatcaaacctacaaccttggctttatcagcaccaccttctaaccaactgagcttgggttgctcaggttttttgttttgtttttaaatattaaaggtaaaaggtaaaggtacccctgcccgtacgggccagtcttgccagactctagggttgtgtgctcatctcactctataggccgggagccagtgctgtccgcagacatttccgggtcacgtggccagcgtgacaaagctgcatctggcgagccagtgcagcacacggaacaccgtttaccttcccgctagaaagcggtccctatttatctacttgcacttaagggtgctttcgaactgctaggttggcaggcgctgggaccgagcgacgggagcgcaccccgccacggggattcgaaccgccgacctttcgatcggcaagtcctaggtgctgaggctttaacccacagcgccacctgcgtccctttttaaATATTATTCTCCATCAACTAATGAGAAAAGACTCAGCCAGCCAATGGCCAGGTATAAAAGCTAATTTTCTCATTAGATAAAAGGTATGGATGCACAGCATATGGGTGAAGGACCACAGCTTGGCAtgaaaaaggtcccaggttcaactcccAGAATCCTCAGCGAGGGCGTGCCTTAAACCCTGGACAAAGGCAGGTGTTGCCCACCGCAATTTGTTAATCTCTCATtataagaagtgtgcatgcacacgaaagctcataccaagaactaacttggttggtctttaaggtgctactggaaggaatttttttttgtttatattCTTCCCCATCAGCTTTTCCAATGCTTCATTTTAGAAATAGCCAGCACTGCAAGTCCTACTGCAAGAAGGAATTCCTGGCTGCAAATTGACTTCCTTATCGATTTGGGAGCTGGCTTTTGGTATTCTTAAAGGCATGAATGTACCCCATAAGGTAAGGTTTGCTTGTGAAAAATTTCCAGCACCTGGATTCAAAAGAGCCTTTTTAGAAAGCCATAGTGCAGCCTTCAGAGAATGTCTCCCCCTCTGAGGTAAAAATTATCTTTACTAATATTGGTCAGCAATTCATGCCTCACATGAAAactgaggaaaaacaaaaaaagataccCTTTAAAGTTATTGGTTTTGTCAATGGGATTTGAAAGGAAAAACAATacattgacaacaacaacaacaacaacaacaacaacaacaacaacaacaacataatttattatttataccccgcccatctggctgagtttaaaacaatacaacattaaatattaaaaacttccctaaacagagctgctttcaggtttcttttaaaaatgggatagttgcttatttccttgacatctgaataCATACTGAGGAACATTCTcatgcagtacaatcctatgcatcttTATTTCGAGGTAAGTCCTATTCAGCTCAACAGGACTGATTCCTAATAAGcatttttaggattgcagcctcagctgaACAGTGTATTCTAGTGGGTTGAATCCAGAGATCCAGTgagcagggggaaagagagatttTGGCCAATCCCGTTTCCCCAACATTCACTTGGTGGCTGCCCTAGGGAcctgaaagggcagcaaattattatttaatttgttgGGAGAGGTGGTTGTGGGATTTCCTGCCTCGGGTGCTGAAGCAAATAAGCCAACCTTGCACTGT
It encodes the following:
- the PDZK1IP1 gene encoding PDZK1-interacting protein 1, whose product is MNAALAVTFCLLVALEPVNCQRVQRSLQPWVQGTIAVTVFLVLAMVAFVVNRLWCQDNDDSFEEKNKAFSTSSNKEEMPISNGSEGRYSTTAADFRSEEGPHVYENKVELECRNTPECHSENNIQVLTTCM